The region CAATCTCCGTGGAATCCAAATGATCGCAAAGGGGATTTATTTCgctttaaaaaaatcttttttttttctcccattttagTTGATGTAATTGGTTGTTgctgatagggttgagcgacttttgcttttttaggatcgagtcgggtttcgtgaaacccgactgtctcgaaagtcggatcgtgtgaaatcggccgattattgtgaaaagtcggggggccgaccgaaacacgaaacccaatgcaagtcaatggggattgattttttttttctctctctctctctctctctctctctctcctctcttctctctctctctcctccgtccctgcaaaatttctgtttcactgtgggaatcgctatatcccaaacgttaagatggcgcttttaccccttgtgacgccgcacaaagcgagccggaacccatgtcatcacgctgcgcacacactccttcattggctgaaaaaaatggcggggaaagcgtcatacgaaacgcgactttggcgcgaaaatcgccgaccgtgtggccgatcccacgctggggtcgggtcgggtttcacgaaacccgactttgccaaaagtcggcgacttttgaaaatgaccgatccgtttcgctcaaccctagttgctgaTATAATTATTGAGACGTCTGTCTGCCTGGAGCCGTGTTCTTTATGTGCACAGCTAGTTATAGGTTGACAAGGTAATGGGGCAACTAAATACGTGTCTGGGCATCTGTGAATGGTGATCTGTAATGAGGGTCCCAGCTAAAATGAGGGGGGAGTCTAATAAAACACATAGAAGAACCTAGTGTTTGGGAAACAGACATAGGACGTAATGAAGAATAAAGAAGACACGGAAAGTTACAGATATAGGAAGCGGAGGGAGAGTCGGGAAAGGGAGGGACGGCCTTGCATTCCTAGCCCATTACCTGTCACTGCGATTCAGACAGCTCCATGACGCATGCCTCCTCACCCAACACTCTAGGACTGTCCCCATTCACACCTAGCAACCCACCTGCATTATTACTATGCAGATACACTCCGACATACATATAAAGCACGCTCTAATGGCACAATCATAAACAGCGTCTCTTATTTTAACAACTTGTATGATATCAGGAAAAACATTTTAGTTTTTTTaacaaacagcgccactcttgtcaacAGGTAGTGCCTGGTATTGCGGTTCATTTTAATTCAATAAATGGAAGGCAGGACTACAATATTCTCATGGACAGCAGAGGGCACTGCTTCTGGAAACAAAAAAGAAGCCTTGTTTGGCTGGATTTACATCTGCAGTAAATATTTGCACTTTTTTGGGGAAAACGATGTCATCCTATGATGGACAACAACGGCACATGAAAGCCCCTCATTGATTATATTCGGGCCTGTAAGGTTCAGCCATGGTGCTTATCAACCTACCAAATGGCTACACTGCTTCTTTTTCTAGCAAATATGACAAAATCTGGAGCACAGCATCCAAGGCAGATGTGAACATGggctttttttctaatttcctaaaAGGGGTTTGCTTTAAAGAGGTTGGCCAGGATAAGAAAAATATGGTGGATTTTTATTCAGGAACAGCGCCACCCCTGACGATggattgtgtctggtattgcaacgcAGCTAATGTAGCTGATTTGCAATACAACGCACAACACAACCCATGGTCAGGGGGTGGTGCTGCTTCAGAAAGAGAGcagccatgttttgtttttgtttttctaatcctgaacaacccctttaaggaggacCTAGTCACAGTCATGGTCTTCTAGGATCTTTTTTCTTTCATGAATACTAAAACCATCAAAAACTTTCCTGCTTCTAATGTAAAATTTTAATAACTGCATAATGTAAATTTAATGCCCCCATTTGTTTTTCATAATGCTCAGAAACAGAAGGAAACGCGGACCCTCCGATAAGGCCAAACATGCAATTCTCTAAGTGCAGCAGCCACAAATAGTCTACATGCATGGTCATGCCTGGCGAAGAGTTCAGCTGCACGGTGTATACTCGGCCGCGGGCGAGATACAGAGTCTGTGCGATGTTCCTCTGCCGCCATAGACATTAACAGACGGTAAAAACAGCGTCAAAATAACACGAAACCTCATACTGATAAAGATCTGTTCATACTGagcttttttttaacatggattttTGGGTATGTTCACAAGGTGCTTTTTGACATGTTTTTTTTCTAGCTGAAAAAGCCACATCTAAAACCTGCAAGTTTTATAGGCAcatttattagggtatgtgcacacgttgcagatttcctgcagatccacaGTGCTTATTTaccgtacaatgtaaatcaatagcaaaaaaaaatgctgtgctcatGATGAGGAAAAATccacacggaaaacgcagcagattcaaaaaaggaccatgtcgatactttttgtggatctgctgcgtttctgcacccgttctataatagaaatctgcagggggaaaaaaaggaagaaatctgcaaaaaaaaaaactgcaaaaaataagcgcagattctgacctgcgttttctgccaagaactaCAGAatttgcacagaaaattccacagtcaaatccgcaacgtgtgcacatagccttaggctgttttgatgcatttttttatcaTGTTTGCTTTCATTGATGTGTTTTTCATTCTAATATGTTGTGATGTAATAGGGCGCCTTTTTTTGGTTACATTTCCAATGCAATAAAACATGGCAAAAAATGAATTATACCCAGCGATAAACACTGCACAAAACCGCACCATTTGTTGCAATGTATGAATGGAAAACTGAAGAATTGATGGGACAAGACGTGATCTATGCACCAAGGGGCTTTTTTCTCTATCAAATGAAAAACATATTGCAGAAGATTTAAAGCAATTTCTCTATGTGGTTTTTCGCATGGAACCTCCTTTAGAATAATCTTAATGTGAACAAGCCCTAGGTGAACATAGAGTTCTTTGAGGATTTTGTTAGATCAGTTCTAGAATCctcctaaaaaaaaacaacaaaaaaaaaacctgtaaataACACTTGGAAAACTTTCCAATTAATTTCTATGGGAAATTCTCATttcgttttgttttttaaatacatGATGACAATCTGCTGGGACTTTGGTGGTCCAGTGATGGAGAAGTGTCAGCTCTGCGGCCGGGCGCCCCCTCTGCAGCAGTGGCCGGCGGTCAGTGTCAGGGAGGCGCCTTATAAGGAGCCGGAGGAGAAGCTGTTTACTCTACAGAGAGTGCGGGACAGTCCTggaggaagcagcagcagcattaacCCTCCCCGCGCTGCTGCCTTCTAATGAGATACATATGTGCAATCCTGGTGTCACACACAATGAGATACATATGTGTCATGTCACAGGGTGGGGGAGGGGAGAGGGCTCAGGCAGGAGATCAGGATCAATAGAATAAACTAATTAGTCTATGGCACCACACAGTGATCACCCTGCCTCATGCCACCCCCTGCAGCCCTCTCCCTGCTCATAAACCGAGCATCATTGACTAATTTAACCCCTGCAGCGCCATCTCACCAGCCCTGACAATACCTGATTTAACCTTTGCAGCCCCCTTCCCTTGTTAGTGCCCCTGGCATAGGCTGATTTAACCCTTGCAGCTCACTCTCCACATGCATAAACCGATCATTgactaatttaaccccttcccatatCCTTTGCGCTGCCTGATTTAATCCCTACAGCCATCTCTCCCCCAATCTTAATCCTATCATTGAAGAATTTAACCCCTGCAGCCACTTCTCGGGTCCCTGGCACAGCCCGATTTAACCCTGGCGGTaacctcttccccccccccccccccgtaattGAAGAATGTAACCCCTGCAGCTCTGCTCATATTCCTGACACTGCTTACATTTAACCCCTGCTGCCCTATCTCCCATCCTTGGCCCTGCCTACATTTAACCCCTGCTGCCCCATCTCCCATCCTTGGCCCTGCCTACATTTAACCCCTGCTGCCCTATCTCCCATCCTTGGTCCTGCCTACATTTAACCCCTGCTGCCCCATCTCCCATCCTTGGCCCTGCAGCCCCATCTCCCATTCTCGGCGCTGCCTTCATTTAACCCTTGCAGCGCTTCTCCCTGATCCCCGCCCGCAGGTTTCTTCCTTCTATTAACCCTGTCACTGCCCGATGCGCTGCTAGAACCCTTCAATGCACCCCTCCCCCATCCAGTTAACCCTGCTCCTGCCGATGTCCTAATCCCACTTGACACCCCTGCAGGCAGGCAGCAGTGACACATGGCCGGGACCGGCCGCAGACCGCCCGCAGTCGCAGCCCACGCCCTCCCGATGACTCGGCTCCTGGCCCGGCCTCTATGCCTGCCCCCAGCCCCGTCTGATCAGAAAACAAGGAAAGTCCCGGGGATCGGCGGAAGTTTATCCTCTGTCCAGACTGGGATTCGGTTGCATCAATCTGATGGGAAGAGAATCGCCCCCGGATCGCAGCGCCAGAGAACGTCGCAGGGGCAATCGGTGCGACATGGGCGCTggcaccttcctcctcctcctgctcctgccCGTGTCTTCTGGCTTCAATCTGGACACGGAGAACCCCCAGGTCCACTCCGGCCCGGAGGGCAGCTACTTCGGCTTTGCTGTGGACTTTTTCCTCCCAAATCCCAGCTCTTCATTCTTACTGATCGGAGCCCCCAAAGCCAACACCTCTCAGCCTGGCATCACTCAAGGTGGAGACGTGCAGAAGTGCGACTGGAGGAATGCCAAGTGCCAATCCATTGTCTTCGACTCCACCGGTAATCGATACTATGATATCAATGACCCTATCGAATTCAAGTCCAATCAGTGGTTTGGGGCATCCCTGCGGGCTAAAGATGATAAAATCCTGGCGTGTGCCCCCCTGTACCACTGGAGGACTCAGCAGAGGAAGCAGGAGAGGGAACCGGTTGGGACTTGTTACCTAAAATCTGGAGAAACTATTGTAGAATATGCGCCCTGCAGGTCTAACTCCAAACACGATGCCCAGGAACAAGGCTTCTGCCAGGGTGGATTCAGTGCGGACTTTACCAGTGCCAACCGGATACTCCTAGGAGGGCCTGGAAGCTTTTACTGGCAGGGGCAAATTATTTCCGACACCGTGGAAGATATTGTAAAAAGCTACGATCCCAAACTCTACAGCACCACCTATGCCAATCAACTGGCCACACGTGCTGCCAGCCCCCAGTACGATGACAGCTACCTTGGTTATTCAGTGGCAGTCGGGGACTTTAACGGAGACACCATTGAAGACTTTGTTTCCGGGGTTCCTAGAGCTGCCCAGACACTGGGCATGGTGTCCATTTACGACGGCCGGACTATGACATCTGTGTACAATTTCACCGGTGAGCAGATGGCTGCCTACTTCGGTTATTCCGTTGCCACCACCGATATAAATGGTGATGATCTGATGGACATGTTTATCGGTGCACCGCTCTTTATGGACCGAGGTTCAGATGGTAAGCTTCAGGAAGTTGGGCAGGTGACTGTTTATATTCAACAAAGCAAAACAGGCCTACAGGTCTTGAGTAAATTGACTGGGTTTGACCCTTTTTCAAGATTTGGTAGTTCAATTGCCCCTCTGGGAGACTTGGATCAAGATGGGTTTAATGACGTAGCAATTGGGGCGCCTTACGCGGGAGAAAGTAAAAAGGGTCTCGTGTACATCTATAATGGTAGAAGTTCTGGGATGAGCACAACACCATCTCAGGTTCTTGAAGGACAGTGGGCGTCTAAAACCATGCCTGCAAGCTTTGGCTATTCGCTCAAAGGAGCCACTGATGTTGACGAGAATGGTTATCCAGACCTGGTGGTTGGAGCCTTTGGGGCTGATAAGGCTATACTGTACAGGTCTAGGCCCGTTATTACCGTGAATGCGGTACTAGAAGTGAACCCGTCACTCCTAAATCCCGATAGCAAGACATGTACCCTCCCCAATTCAGCTAAAGTCTCCTGCTTTGATGTGAAATTTTGCCTGAAGGCCAGCAGCAAaggaaatgtaccccaaaaactgtCATTTAAGGTAGAACTCATACTTGATAAGCTGAAGCAGAAGGGTGCGGTGAGGCGGGCGCTGTTCCTCCACACGGGGCAACCCACTCATTCCAAAGACATGAACGTGGATAATGGTGGAGCCATGCGATGTGAAGAATTAAAGGCATATTTACGGGATGAAAGCGAGTTTAGGGACAAGCTGACACCTATCACAGTCTTCATGGATTACCAAATGGATGCCAAAGCGGCCGCTGATTCCTCTGGACTAATGCCAATTTTAAATCAGTTTACCCCTGCCAACTTGACCAAACAGGCCCACATATTGCTGGATTGCGGAGAAGACAATATCTGTAAGCCAAACCTGGTTCTGTCAGTAGAAAGTGAGCAAAAACAACTGTACATTGGAGATGACAGCCCTCTGACGCTGCTGGTTGATGCCCAGAATCAAGGTGAAGGGGCTTATGAAGCTGAACTTTTTGTCCATATACCACCCCAAGCTGACTTTATAGGGGTGGTCCGAAACAATGAAACCTTGTCAAGGTTATCCTGTGCGTTCAAGACAGAAAATCAGACAAGACTTGTTGTATGTGACCTAGGGAACCCCATGAAAGCTGGAACCAGGGTGGTGTCAGCTCTGCTTTTCAGTGTTCATCAGCTTAACGAGATGGATGACACAGTGAACTTTGACCTGCAGATACAAAGCTCCAACCAATACGACAATACCAGCCCCAAAAGATCATTGCAGATAGCTTTGGCTGTGTTGGCAGCAGTTGAAATAAGAGGAGTCTCTACACCAACCGAAGTCTTCCTGCCCATTGCCAACTGGGAACCCAAAGAAAACCCAACAACAGAAGATGATGTTGGCCCACTCGTCCAACACGTCTTTGAGCTTCGTAACAACGGCCCCAGTACGTTCAGTAAAGCAATCCTTAATATCCAGTGGCCTTACAAGTACCAGAGTAAAACCTTATTATACATTATTCAATATGAGATTGATGGTCCCATGAACTGTACTTCCGATGTTGTTATCAACCCCCTCAACCTCGCACCCTCCAGTTCAATTGCAGACGACATTAAAAATGTCACCCGTAATGAACGTAATCGTCGTGATGTTCCACAAGTGGATGGAGACTTGCAGACCCTTCGTTGCGGAACAGCTCAATGTCTTAAGATCGAATGTCACGTGGAACGGGTGGAAAAAGGAAAAAGTGCCATTTTATATATTCGATCAAGACTATGGACACCAACCTTCATGAATAGCGAGAACCAAAATCATTCCTACTCTCTTAAGTCCATTGCCACATTCCGGGTCTTGGAATTCCCTTATAAAAATATGAACCTTCCAGATATAAACAATTCTACAGAGGTCACTACTAACATTTTATGGGTCAACCAGTCATCCGGGGCCCCGGTACCCGTCTGGGTCATAGTACTTGCAGTATTATCAGGTTTGCTGCTTTTGGCTTTGATGGTCTTTATCATGtataagcttgggttcttcaaacgtGTACGTCCTCCTCAGGAGGAAACTGAGAGGGAGCAGCTTCAGCCCCAAGAAAATGGTGAGGTAGCCACTGACGCATGAAATGAGTTCATTGTTCCTTTTCACCGGGAATGATGGATATGAAGCTGACGTGAAATTATTTGGTTGGATAGACCAACTTAGCAAATCATCGAGAACTGAAGAGAACATTGAGTGGTAGAATACTTGTGTTCTGGTGGTGGATCAATAGGCTCCATTGTAATGAATATTGTCTGTTATCATGGCTGACTTCTACTTGTAGGACAGGGCCACTTTTAAATCTGACTGAATACAGGTTGTCCACAGGCACAAGAGCAGATGCTCTGTAGGTCAATACATCACTTCTTAGCTAGCTAAATGAGATCATACATATCTAAATGAACTGATGTATCTTCAGAAAAAGTTTTCAAGTCTTGGAAActtttataaaccttgataccTGAATTTTTAAGGTTCTTAAAATATTGTAGCGGTTGCTTGCTTGTCCCATTTCTACCCTCGTGGCTGATATTAACCTTTCGAGTCTCACTTTCTTTGTAGGGATCATTACTTTGATTTACTTCCACCCTTTTGGCTGAAGGCAACCTAACTTGTCTCCCATACTTTGTAAAGCTCCTTACCTTGGTGAATAtagttatgtagcatgtatgtgtatgtatatatatatatatatatatatatatatatatacatacatacatacatacacacacacacacacacacacacacacacacacacacacacacacacacacacacacacacacacacacacacacacacacacacacacacacacactatataccttGCAGATATACATGTTTGAAAGGGGACCAGGTAACTTCCCTTCATCAACTTGGGTGCAAGCGGACAGAGTTGAATGTCTCCCTAGAAGAACCATTATGGAGGCTAGTAATAGTTTCCCATGCATCAGCAACGTTGGGATGCATTTTCTAAATTCTTTGAATAATTTCTGTTAGTGGGTGTGATCTGTAGTTGTATTAACCCAAACCTTGTACAGCAAAAAAGTATGTCCTAATTCTGCATCAGTTTTCggagaaaaaaaaatagtaaaatgcCTTTTTTTGCATGCATCTAGATATTTGGCCAAGGTATGGGGGTATGCTGAGTTACCTCCTCAGAAGAGCTCAAAATTGCTCCATCGCTACTTCCTTTTTCTAATAGAAACAGGAAGTATCGGACCCCCGCTGTGTCAGCAAGTCTAAATTCTGAAGTCCATATTACGTGGATGCTAGTTTTGACCTGACACAGGGTCTAAGACCCAAACTGTTGGGATTTATAAGGCGGTCAGATTGTGTCCTCAAACCCATGGTCGGCCCAGGACTTGCATCTGAAATATGGGCACTCGTCTGAAACTGGCTGAAGAAAGATGTCTTGCTGGCATGGGGTGTCACAGAAGTGTCAGGGCTGAGCTACATAGATGATTTCGAGTAACTTGTTAATTCATACATTTACACAGTAGATACAATGCTCATGCCTATAATATAATAAGGGCTTTGTGGCACCGCCAGGCTGACATATTTCTTTTGCTACCTAAAAAGGCATTTAAAAGCATTGATTTTTAGTACGAAACCATACGGACTTCCTGTGCCCCTTATCATATGCAGGAGACCTACATTTTAAAGTATGATGGAGTCAATGTATAAGAAACCCCTTTTATATAATTTCCCTTTAAATATACCGTTCACAGTCTCCCACCAATTATAGGGTTTTATATATTGCTTGACAATGCTGCCGATGATTTAGCTAATTTTTGAtgtatactaaaaaaaaaaaaagtattgggaGAACACCTCTTGAAACAATTAACATGTAAGTGCACTTTGTagaaatttttcttatttttttttttaactaatggaGATATTGCTGATGGATTTCTTGAGTATTTGTGTCACTGACTTCTCACTGCCAAAAATGAGGAAAGTCATCCgcaaataaaaatgaactttttataGTGTTAGTTGTTTTAAATCACATTACTTTTGTTTCTAAAATGTTTGGCTACTGAACAACTTGTAAAAAAATCTGCCTTATTGGGagtctgtgttttcttttttttcttttttatgcaaCGCAATATCGTAAAGGGGTTTatgagattaaaaaaaacaacatggcTAAGTTTTGTTAAACCCAACCATTTATGTCTATATCCTGTCTTTGATATCGCTTCTTAGCCTGATTTCATTAGTGGGGCTGAGCTGCCTGCACTACTAGACACAGCCTATGGGACAAGGGTGGCGCTCTTTTTCTAGTCTTATACAACCCTGTGACAATCTGTAAAACTCCCAATATGTCATGTATATACCATTTCATACTTTAGGAAAATTAAACTTTACATAAATGTACCTAAAACTATTTTGATTACAGATGGAGTTgctgtttaaaggggttttctagtgaAAAAAGTTTTCATGTATCCACAGGATGTGATAATTAATGATTGGTGGAGGTCTGACCGTTGGACCTGCACAAATCGGCAGAAGGGGGCACTTTTATTTCGTTACAATGGAGCAGCGGTGCGCATGCTCAACTGCCACTGCGCATGCTCAACTGCCGCTGCGCATGCTCAGCCGCCACTGCATTCATTCCCTAAGTGCTCTAATCAGCTTTTTCCAGCAGCACCAAAAGGGAATGAGTGGAGTCGCGCTCAGGCATTATGGGATAAAAGTGTCCCGTCGGGAATAAAAATTCCACTCCAGCAGCCGTACCACCACTAATCAGTAAGTTTTCACCTATCCTGTAGAtaaatgataacttgttttcactggacaacccctttaagactttaTGGTGATTTATTTGGTACATTTCTTTAATCTGGTGGATGGATCGCAACTCTTAAATCTCCAAACTAAACTGTTGCTATAAGCGACTGCTACCTTTTCACTTGGAGTAGGCCTCATGTCTAAAGTTATGGGGTTGTCCGTAGCAACCAGATAAAATAAGGGGTCTGGTGGCTATGGGCAACTTCGATTTTTGGGCTCCATTAGGACAGGTTTTAGAATGAAGTAATCCTGCCTTTCCTTAGTGTCTGTGATACAGTTGCACCAATACTAGGACCCACTGTGTAGACTGAGGTCACCACCAAATGTGGTGGTCTAAGTTTGGTTCATCATGGTCGTCTTAAATCCAGTTTTCTGTTTGAAACCATTTAGGCTGgtcgttagggctacatttaggcctCTGATTGCTATTTGTTGCTGCTATATTGTAGCTCAGCACAAGTGATGGGTACCATGATGGCAACAAGCAAGTTGCAGACTTTCCATTGAGGTCCGACTTTCTCGTGGCAGTACCCTAAGATG is a window of Ranitomeya variabilis isolate aRanVar5 chromosome 2, aRanVar5.hap1, whole genome shotgun sequence DNA encoding:
- the ITGAV gene encoding integrin alpha-V — translated: MGRESPPDRSARERRRGNRCDMGAGTFLLLLLLPVSSGFNLDTENPQVHSGPEGSYFGFAVDFFLPNPSSSFLLIGAPKANTSQPGITQGGDVQKCDWRNAKCQSIVFDSTGNRYYDINDPIEFKSNQWFGASLRAKDDKILACAPLYHWRTQQRKQEREPVGTCYLKSGETIVEYAPCRSNSKHDAQEQGFCQGGFSADFTSANRILLGGPGSFYWQGQIISDTVEDIVKSYDPKLYSTTYANQLATRAASPQYDDSYLGYSVAVGDFNGDTIEDFVSGVPRAAQTLGMVSIYDGRTMTSVYNFTGEQMAAYFGYSVATTDINGDDLMDMFIGAPLFMDRGSDGKLQEVGQVTVYIQQSKTGLQVLSKLTGFDPFSRFGSSIAPLGDLDQDGFNDVAIGAPYAGESKKGLVYIYNGRSSGMSTTPSQVLEGQWASKTMPASFGYSLKGATDVDENGYPDLVVGAFGADKAILYRSRPVITVNAVLEVNPSLLNPDSKTCTLPNSAKVSCFDVKFCLKASSKGNVPQKLSFKVELILDKLKQKGAVRRALFLHTGQPTHSKDMNVDNGGAMRCEELKAYLRDESEFRDKLTPITVFMDYQMDAKAAADSSGLMPILNQFTPANLTKQAHILLDCGEDNICKPNLVLSVESEQKQLYIGDDSPLTLLVDAQNQGEGAYEAELFVHIPPQADFIGVVRNNETLSRLSCAFKTENQTRLVVCDLGNPMKAGTRVVSALLFSVHQLNEMDDTVNFDLQIQSSNQYDNTSPKRSLQIALAVLAAVEIRGVSTPTEVFLPIANWEPKENPTTEDDVGPLVQHVFELRNNGPSTFSKAILNIQWPYKYQSKTLLYIIQYEIDGPMNCTSDVVINPLNLAPSSSIADDIKNVTRNERNRRDVPQVDGDLQTLRCGTAQCLKIECHVERVEKGKSAILYIRSRLWTPTFMNSENQNHSYSLKSIATFRVLEFPYKNMNLPDINNSTEVTTNILWVNQSSGAPVPVWVIVLAVLSGLLLLALMVFIMYKLGFFKRVRPPQEETEREQLQPQENGEVATDA